AAACACCCACAAGCAAAACGTCCTGATGGATCAGCCCACAACTCGGTTTCTCTGCTCCTACACAGCTGGAGAAAATTGCACAACTATGAAGACGGAGACTGCCTGGAAGACAGTCTTGGTTGACTCAAAGCAGCACTTGCCAATCCTATCACAGACGCTCACCCCTGCCTCTCATTTTTCTCAGTGACCCTGGCAAACCTTTCCTGCATTGGTGGAGGCACTTCAACATTCATCTTACCAAACTGTCAGGAGAACGAGAAATAGACATCTTTAGAGAGACTGGTAGATAAGTAAACACCTGgaagtaaattaagaaaaaaaaaacatgtattccACTTGGAACATTGTAGGCACCCATACAGACCTGTGATAATGGCTTCCTGTTGGCACAGTTTATGCCCCCGATGAAGACCATGTTGGGCATCACTGGCCTGGGATAGTCCAGTACAAAGTCTCCTCTGAACAGCCACATGGATGCGGAGCTGAAAACATCCACCACCGACACCTCTCTCTGCAGGAGCTCAGAGGCGAGGCTTGCGTAAGGAGTGAAAGCAATGTGGCAAATGTACTTCAGGGTCAGAGGGTAGAGCATGTTCTTGACCCTTTGCAGGAATGTCATGTGGTCTGAATTCATTGTTAATAGCCTAGGAATATATGAGGAAGGGTTTGGGCACTGCGTGCCCTCAAAATCTAAGTTGCATGGAATAGAGCGCAAAAAAAACACGGCAGGCAGTGACAGGTACTTAGCCAGGACTGCCCCACAGGGGTAAACAGGATCTGTTAAAACCACATCAAAGGAACTGGAGTTCAGGTGCCCGATCAGGTCCTTGTTATACATCAGCTCCTTGCAAGacctttgaaaaatgaaagaagcagttttcaaattttccatgATTTTCAAAAACATCTTTAGAAAATGTACTTTTTCAAAAACCAGATAAGACTGGGTCAGAAAGAGGTCATCAAATTCCTCCTGGGTGTACGGAATGGCGTAGGTCATCAGGGTGAAAAAGTCCTCTTTTTTGATATGCAGATTCACCTCTGGCGAAACGACCACTATTTCGTGGCCTCTGGCATGGAGCTCCTGCAGGGCCTCCTTCATGCTGAGCCAGTGGCTGCCATCCGTGGGCAAGACCAGCACCTTCCCACCTTCAGCCCGGGGCCCGACACACAGGAACAGCAACAGCCCCGTGAGCACCGGCAGGGGAACCAGGAATCCTGCAGCCATGTCCGTAGAAGCTCAAAGCAGCTGACTTTTCCAATCAGGCTGTGTCTCCTGCATTTATTTCCATCATCTTTATCTTATCATTGAGTCACTCAGAAGGGCAAGTAACTGGCAGGCAGCGTGCCTTCCTTATGTTAATCATTACAAACTAAATCTATCCCGGTCTTTCACCACTGGCCCCACCCTTCTGCTTGCACACAGGGAGAGATCAATTCCCTGTACCTAGGGAAAACTCACCTGCCTTCGCTGCTCTCTCCAAGGATCATTCTAACTCACTCTCTTGCTTTTTATCCAATTCTCAGAACAAGACTGGATACCCGCTTCATTGGCTCTCCTCCTATTTCTGTTAATGGCGTCCTAAAGGGCTGTGACCAAGCTCTGAGGAGTCCCCAGTGCCCCAGTCTCCAAGCATAACTAACCTCTCTGGTGGATGTGCCCTTAACTGAAAACTCTTAATGCTCTTTCCTCCCATGCACGGGTAACATGGAGCACACCCAGAAAGATCTATAATGTTGCTAAGGCAGCTTTctcttaactgactgcaccacccaggcacctaagGCAGCTTTCTCTAAACAGGGAGTGCAACACTAGCTCTttggttttgtcctttttttttttttttttccatatcaggACGTCTCTTGCAATGGTCAGGGAAGACTTGAGGTGGCTGTCAAATATGGAAATATCTTGAAGGATCCTGCATTGGAGACTTGAAGACAACACAAGTGTTTGTTGAGCATTCTATATTTACTCCACGAAATAAGAGTTGCTGTTATCTGCAGCATAAATGGGCAAGGTGACCCTTAGCGATGACCTAGTGGGGGCAGAGAGCACCCTCGTGCAGGGCATGCTCACCTTGGAACATGTGGACACCATGACCCAGCCTCGACTCAGGCTCTGTCTCAACTCCTCTTCTCCAATCTTCTGCTATTCTGTTTAGGGATGGGGGTCgtttgctaataacttccttgccccaccctccttcctttgAAAACCATCCATTTTGTACAATGCCTCAGAGCTCCCCTCTGCTTCTACATGAGATGCTGCCGATTCATGAGTCCTTAATAAAGCCAGTGGATCTTCAAGTGTACtcagttggatttttttctttagcaactCCAAGATATAAATCTGGCTAGAATAAATAAAGGAGACATATACCACGCTGGATGGTTAGATTTAACATGGAAATGCTCCTGGTTTTGTCCCAAATTAAGCTATAGATTTACAGATGGGAATTTTTAACATGACCAAAAACTATTTTTCAATTCACTGAGAAGCATTTCTGGCTTCTGGTAAGAGGAGTAGTTCCTATCAGACCAGTGGCCCCACGGAAAATGATGACAAACTCCTGTAAAATGTTAGGCAGCAAGCAGAAGCGTGCAGAAACTAAAGGGGAAAGGGGGGATGGGATGGCATAAGGGTGGCCAGGAGCCAGGGTAGAGTTTCCCACTCTTCTGAGCACTCACTTCTCCTACTTCTGCCCTCACCCATTACATTGCTAGCTCCTCCCTGTTAACAGGGGATCAAGATCCCATTTGTGGCCACATTGCAGAAGATGGCCAGCACCTCAGTCAACCCACTACCCACCATCGGGTCTCTGCCCCCTTCCAGAGCTTGGACCAAAGTTCTAGAGGTCATCTCTTCCTGCTGTCTCTGTCGTAGCGCCCAACCCATGCCTTGTCTGCCAGCCCCGAAGCCAGCAGAGCAGTGGGCACCGCACATCCTTCTCCAACCTCAGCTCTTCTTCCAACCTTCTAACTAGACCTTCAGCCTCTAGTTAAGCTATGGAGGCCCACCAAGCCGCCCACAGTAGCAGCCCACCCATCCTGCAgtcatttgtttctcttctctgccacAGAGCGCTCTGCACAGTGGCTCCAAAGAGTGCACCAAACCAGCCAGTGTTTTCATGTGTCCCCATACTCATCTGGGGGTCCATAAGCATCTGACATACATGCCACCTGCCACAGAAAGGCTGATGGCCAACTCGGGATTTCTCCTGTGACACCTCTTTCCCAAAGCCCGTTTCTTCAGTTTCCTGGCTGGTTCACCAATTGTTGGCTCACAAATTGGTCACTGTACATGGAGGGCAAGGAGGgactgaagacagaggcagaccaCTCTCGATTGATGGGTGTTGGggttaataagcaagggaacttactcACAAGGCTTGTCTTGAGTGGCTGCAAGGTCAAGTGATCTTCGCCCCTGCCTGCCAAATCTTTAGAGAgcccttaactgggttcagtcatgtATACCATCCACATGGTCTGCCATCAACAATACCTTCCTCTCTCAAGGCTACATCCTTGGAAACAGCTCCCACTGTGATAACAGTGGGCAGAGCGTACGTTCCAGGGACAATGGAGGAGCAGAGAAGCCTGGATTCAGCCCCCAGAAGTAACCCAGCATGAACATCCTCCCAATTGCTTCCTCCGACactcaataaaaacaacaacaacaaaaaacaattttttagtttgcaaaggatttgaatagattgCCCAAAGGTCAACAAGCATATGAAACTATGCTCCACATCAATTGTCATCAAGGAActgcaaataaaaatgagatatcaATTTTCCACCACTAGGATAGCTgtaataaaaaaacttttaaatgcaaaataacaactgttggcaaagatgtggggaAACTGGAATAtccatacattgctggtgggaatataaaatggtgtagccactgtagaaaacagtttgacagttcctcAACAAGTTACACATAAAATTACCATCTGACCCAGCGATTCCACGcctgggtatatactcaaaagaacgaaaaacaactgtttttttacttattattttaatttacatccaagttagttggcatatagtgcaataatgatttcaggactagaatccagtgattcatcccctacatatagcacccaatgttcatcccaacaagtgccctcattaatgccccttgcccatttagcccatcaccccccacccaaaacccctccagcaaccctcagtttgttctctgtatttaagagtctcttatattttgtcccccttccttgtttttatattatttttgcttcccttcccttatgttcatctgttttgtatcttaaattccacatgagtgaagtcatatgatattcatctttctctgactgaccaatttcacctagcataatacattctaattctatccacgttgttgcagatggcaaaatttcatttttttgattgccaagtaatattccattgtgaatatgtaccacatctttatccattcatcagttgatgggcatttgggctctttccatactttggctattgtgatagtgctgctataaacattggggtgcatgtgcccctttgaaacaacacatctgtgtcctttggataaatacctagtagggcagttcctgggtcgtagggtagttctatttttaattttttgaggaacctccatactgttttccagagtggctgcaccaatttgcattcccaccaacagtgcaacagggtttgtctttctctgcatcctcaccaacatctggtgTTGCCTGAGAtgttgattttagacattctgacaggtgtg
The sequence above is drawn from the Neofelis nebulosa isolate mNeoNeb1 chromosome 2, mNeoNeb1.pri, whole genome shotgun sequence genome and encodes:
- the LOC131495609 gene encoding UDP-glucuronosyltransferase 1A3-like isoform X2 — encoded protein: MAAGFLVPLPVLTGLLLFLCVGPRAEGGKVLVLPTDGSHWLSMKEALQELHARGHEIVVVSPEVNLHIKKEDFFTLMTYAIPYTQEEFDDLFLTQSYLVFEKVHFLKMFLKIMENLKTASFIFQRSCKELMYNKDLIGHLNSSSFDVVLTDPVYPCGAVLAKYLSLPAVFFLRSIPCNLDFEGTQCPNPSSYIPRLLTMNSDHMTFLQRVKNMLYPLTLKYICHIAFTPYASLASELLQREVSVVDVFSSASMWLFRGDFVLDYPRPVMPNMVFIGGINCANRKPLSQEFEAYVNASGEHGIVVFSLGSMVSEIPKEKAMEIADALGKIPQTVLWRYTGTPPPNLAKNTILVKWLPQNDLLGHPKARAFITHSGSHGIYEGICNGVPMVMLPLFGDQMDNSKRMETRGAGLTLNVLEMTSEDLANALKAVINDKSYKENIMRLSSLHKDRPIEPVDLAVFWVEFVMRHKGALHLRPAAHDLTWYQYHSVDVIGFLLAIVLGVVFIMYKCCAFGCRKCFGKKGRVKKSHKSKTH